From Haemorhous mexicanus isolate bHaeMex1 chromosome 13, bHaeMex1.pri, whole genome shotgun sequence, a single genomic window includes:
- the CTXND1 gene encoding cortexin domain-containing 1 protein translates to MEVPTPEPVYVDVDKGLTLACFVFLCLFLIVMIIRCAKVIMDPYSAIPTSTWEEQHLDD, encoded by the coding sequence ATGGAGGTGCCCACCCCAGAGCCCGTGTACGTCGACGTGGACAAGGGACTGACGTTAGCATGCTTTGTGTTCCTCTGCCTCTTCCTGATTGTCATGATCATCCGCTGTGCCAAAGTCATCATGGACCCCTACAGCGCCATCCCCACGTCCACGTGGGAGGAGCAGCACCTCGATGACTGA